CCGCTTTCGATGTCCGAAGGGAAGACCTTCATTTTAACCCCCGGGTACGGCCCATCAACCCACTCAAGTTCGCGCGTATGCGCCACAACTCTTTTCATGCCGCCTCCTCCGTTGCTTTATTGATAAGGCAAGGATGCAGAACATTACCCATAATAACCGGGCACGCCACTATAGCATCGCGTTCGGTAGAGAATCAACTTCCGCCCACGTCGATGCCGGTACCGGATCTCGCAATCGAAACTATTCAGGCGACGCGAGGATCCATTCCTTGAAATCCGCATTCGGGCGTATAGCATGAAACATCGGAAAACTCGCAATGTTCGCGGCACGATGGACATTGCGCAGGCGGGGCTGCGGCCTGCAGCATATATCCACACCTGGCGCATTTCCAATGCGGCTGCTTATCCGGCGGATCTTGCTTCTGTTGCATTGCCTTCCTCTTCAGCCTCCTATCCCTGCGGGGGGACTCCCGGGCGACAAACGGCGGCCGAGTTCCTGGTCAAGCATGAACAGGGCGCTGGCGAAGTCGCCGATCAGGCCCAATTTCTGCACTATTTTGTTTGCCGAATATCAAGGCTTTAGATCATAATTCTCTAAACGCGTTCAGAACGGCGGAGTAATCCGGCTCGCTGGTTACCTCCTTCACCAGTTGGGTATATCTGACGACGCCTCCCGAATCGACCAGGAAGATCGCACGCGCGAGCAGGCGAAGTTCCTTTATCAAGACACCGTAGGCGTTGCCAAAGGCGGCTTCACGGTGGTCGGAAAGCGTCTCAACTTTATCGATTCCGGCGGCGGCGCACCATCGCTTCTGGGCGAACGGCAAGTCCATGCTTATGGTGAGCAGAGCCGCATCGGAGCCCAGTTTTGCGGCCTCTTCATTAAACCTGCGCGTCTCTGTATCGCAGACGGGCGTATCGAGAGAGGGCACAGAAGAGATAATGCATTTTTTGCCGCGGTACGAAGAAAACCGGACGGGCTGGAGGTCGGTATCCAGCGCGACGAAATCAGGAGCGGGCGAGCCCACTTTCACTTCTTGTCCGACGAGTGTCAGCGGATTCCCATTGATGGTGACGAGGCCTGGTCTCTCCGGCATAGGGTGTCCCTTTCTTGTTTTTGTGGCGCGTATCAGTAGTTTTCTCCGAGCAACTCGAAATAGGCGCGTTCATGTTCACATGCAGGGCAGGTATCGGGGGCTTCGGTTCCCTGATGGAGATAGCCGCAGTTGCGGCAGCGCCACACGACAGGTCCGTCTTTCTTGAAGACTGTTCCCGTTTCAAGATTTTTCAACAGCGCGAGATACCG
This Candidatus Abyssobacteria bacterium SURF_5 DNA region includes the following protein-coding sequences:
- a CDS encoding thiol peroxidase, with amino-acid sequence MPERPGLVTINGNPLTLVGQEVKVGSPAPDFVALDTDLQPVRFSSYRGKKCIISSVPSLDTPVCDTETRRFNEEAAKLGSDAALLTISMDLPFAQKRWCAAAGIDKVETLSDHREAAFGNAYGVLIKELRLLARAIFLVDSGGVVRYTQLVKEVTSEPDYSAVLNAFREL